A stretch of the uncultured Desulfobacter sp. genome encodes the following:
- a CDS encoding PAS domain S-box protein, whose translation MKKTKSLRYHQSLQFALVAGLPVLIIAFLVWLFLLPAMQSDTKIRHQGMARSIAGQVSSNVLGGQRQLAALADFIQTRNGLSDQQVTRLLDSQCGEGELFETIYISSPRQQLVMTVGLTRSRRSFRRDLVGLDLSGRRFVKAAGNPEKPVWSETFMSTVSRRLAVALTIPMADTLITAEITLDNLSEKISQLPGKTGYLTYVIDRKGRIVADSQRLHWGQRLQGSLFAFAEPENGGQVISGSFELDGTSYLGTVVFIDDLGWKVLVAQPASKAYGPLRSTLITFVLGLTMASILALYLSWNRAKRLSRIFRAYGEKARAIADGRYDKKWPSSAITELYLLGQSLKHMAGMIDQREKELIENREAMKNLIANVPGIMYEFSGDPKHPKFNDASTVLKEKLRDLLGIHWQPEQLLNDFIACLPKEDQSRFVLSIQKAVYTVSPWHYEGRFIKPTGEEIWIECTSQPRSVGKKIIYYGFIMDSTRRKEMEESLRLTQFIFDKAPIGIWRMGPKGEILDVNEEGCASLDYSRKELRRMNVFDFDPAMDSKRWAQQIGILKDVGSTTIESLHRRKNGDIFPIQVIQKMVRYEAQDFHVAFVQDITQRKEAEEELRRLKNYLSNIIDSMPSVLVGVDHNIRVTQWNQQARNTTGLNFEEAGARHLTEVLPHLADKIEQIKTAIREHRVISSPKIPIKTKQEIRFEDVTIFPLTADGVEGAVIRVDDITEQVRLEEMMIQSEKMLSVGGLAAGMAHEINNPLAAMLQTANVVKSRLENIKIRANLKAAGEVGVTVDQIRAFMEKRSILRMLDAINESGQRVAGIVGNMLSFARKSDAAFSSHHPAQLIDKVLELAATDYNLKKKYDFKTIKILKEYEENLPMVPCEAAKIQQVLLNILRNGAQAMQSQDMADNDPPCFILRIAKEKNMLRIEIQDNGPGMDEATQSRIFEPFFTTKPVGEGTGLGLSVSYFIITQNHSGTLDVESSLKEGSNFIIRLPLERN comes from the coding sequence TTGAAAAAAACAAAATCGCTTCGATATCATCAATCGTTACAGTTTGCCCTGGTGGCGGGCTTGCCTGTATTGATCATCGCGTTTCTTGTGTGGTTGTTTTTGTTGCCGGCCATGCAGTCCGATACCAAAATCCGGCATCAGGGCATGGCCCGTTCCATCGCCGGGCAGGTATCCTCAAATGTGTTGGGCGGTCAACGGCAGCTGGCCGCCTTGGCGGATTTTATACAGACCCGGAATGGGCTTTCAGACCAACAGGTCACGAGGCTTTTGGATTCCCAATGCGGTGAAGGCGAACTGTTCGAAACGATCTACATTTCCTCTCCACGACAACAACTTGTTATGACGGTGGGCCTGACGCGGTCACGGCGTTCGTTTCGACGGGATTTGGTAGGTTTGGATCTTTCCGGCAGACGATTTGTAAAGGCGGCCGGGAACCCGGAAAAACCTGTCTGGTCGGAGACGTTTATGTCCACGGTCAGCCGTCGACTTGCTGTTGCGCTCACCATTCCAATGGCCGACACGCTGATCACTGCTGAAATCACGCTGGATAATTTGTCTGAAAAAATCAGCCAACTGCCAGGGAAAACCGGATATTTAACCTATGTGATTGATCGTAAGGGAAGGATTGTCGCTGATTCACAGCGACTGCACTGGGGACAGCGACTGCAGGGTTCTCTTTTTGCCTTTGCCGAACCCGAGAATGGCGGACAAGTTATTTCCGGTTCCTTTGAACTGGACGGCACCTCGTATCTGGGAACGGTTGTTTTCATTGATGATCTGGGATGGAAGGTCCTGGTGGCCCAGCCGGCGTCCAAAGCATATGGCCCCCTTCGATCCACCTTGATCACCTTTGTCCTGGGCCTGACCATGGCTTCAATTCTGGCGTTGTATCTTTCCTGGAACCGGGCCAAACGGCTGTCGCGCATTTTTCGGGCCTATGGGGAAAAGGCCCGAGCCATCGCCGATGGCCGGTATGACAAAAAATGGCCCTCTTCAGCCATCACCGAACTATACCTGCTGGGACAAAGCTTGAAACACATGGCCGGCATGATTGATCAACGGGAAAAAGAGCTGATTGAAAACAGAGAGGCGATGAAAAACCTCATTGCCAATGTCCCTGGCATTATGTATGAATTTTCCGGAGATCCCAAACATCCGAAATTCAATGATGCCTCAACTGTATTAAAAGAAAAACTAAGAGACCTGCTCGGAATTCATTGGCAGCCGGAACAATTACTTAATGATTTTATTGCCTGTCTGCCCAAAGAGGATCAGTCCCGTTTTGTCTTATCCATTCAAAAAGCAGTCTATACAGTCTCCCCCTGGCATTACGAAGGACGTTTTATCAAACCAACCGGAGAAGAAATATGGATTGAATGCACTTCACAGCCTCGAAGCGTGGGCAAAAAAATTATTTACTACGGATTTATCATGGACAGTACCCGGCGCAAGGAGATGGAGGAGTCCCTGCGCCTGACCCAGTTCATCTTTGACAAAGCGCCTATAGGCATCTGGAGAATGGGACCAAAGGGCGAAATCCTCGATGTCAATGAAGAGGGGTGCGCAAGCCTTGATTATTCACGCAAAGAACTGCGCCGAATGAACGTCTTCGATTTTGATCCTGCGATGGACAGTAAACGTTGGGCCCAGCAAATAGGTATTCTCAAAGATGTGGGCTCTACAACGATTGAATCCCTGCACCGACGCAAAAATGGCGACATTTTCCCGATCCAGGTGATTCAAAAGATGGTGCGTTATGAAGCCCAGGATTTTCATGTGGCCTTTGTTCAGGATATTACCCAGCGTAAAGAGGCGGAAGAAGAACTCCGCCGGCTTAAAAACTATCTTTCAAATATCATTGATTCCATGCCTTCGGTTCTGGTGGGCGTGGACCATAATATCCGGGTAACCCAGTGGAATCAACAGGCCCGGAACACCACAGGGTTGAATTTTGAAGAGGCCGGAGCCCGGCACCTGACCGAGGTTTTACCCCATCTGGCCGATAAAATAGAACAAATTAAAACCGCCATCCGGGAACACCGGGTCATCAGCTCCCCTAAAATACCAATCAAGACAAAACAGGAGATCCGATTTGAAGATGTAACGATTTTTCCTCTCACAGCCGATGGGGTGGAAGGCGCTGTGATCCGGGTGGACGACATCACCGAGCAGGTAAGGCTTGAAGAGATGATGATCCAAAGCGAAAAGATGCTGTCCGTAGGTGGTTTGGCTGCGGGCATGGCCCATGAAATCAACAATCCCCTGGCCGCTATGCTACAAACGGCCAATGTGGTGAAATCAAGACTTGAAAATATAAAAATCCGGGCAAATCTTAAAGCTGCCGGTGAAGTCGGTGTGACGGTCGATCAGATTAGGGCTTTTATGGAAAAAAGAAGCATTCTCAGGATGTTGGACGCCATCAATGAATCCGGTCAGCGGGTAGCTGGGATCGTTGGTAATATGCTTAGCTTTGCCAGAAAATCAGACGCTGCGTTTTCATCACATCATCCGGCCCAACTGATAGATAAAGTGCTTGAACTTGCTGCAACGGACTATAATTTGAAAAAAAAATACGATTTTAAAACCATCAAAATTTTAAAGGAGTATGAAGAAAACCTGCCCATGGTCCCCTGTGAAGCCGCCAAAATTCAGCAGGTGCTGTTGAATATTCTGCGCAATGGCGCCCAGGCAATGCAGTCCCAGGATATGGCCGACAACGATCCGCCCTGTTTTATTTTAAGAATAGCCAAAGAAAAAAATATGTTGCGCATAGAAATCCAGGACAACGGCCCTGGTATGGATGAAGCCACCCAGTCAAGGATTTTTGAACCTTTTTTCACCACAAAACCTGTGGGGGAGGGAACCGGGCTTGGGCTTTCCGTTTCATACTTTATCATTACACAGAATCACAGTGGAACCTTGGATGTGGAGTCCTCTTTGAAAGAAGGATCAAATTTCATTATACGGCTGCCACTGGAACGTAATTGA
- a CDS encoding ABC transporter substrate-binding protein, protein MKNTMLTLMLIFMCSYMSMSGCDSKQPVKIGFIAGMSGRVADLGIAGLDAVQMRVEKENKEGGINGHKIQLIIKDDRHDPDVARQAATQLIDEGVAAIIGPMTSQMGMAIMPILNKHHMLCVAPTVSTQKLFGIDDYFFRVVPSVRTNTLVSADYQITSGNMTRAAVIYDVGNRSYTESWLKNFKELFTEGGGKIVAAIPYNTQDNNPFEDIAAKALSLNINGILIIANSMDSALLCQQIRKKDETVYITIADWGATEQLLEFGGRAVEGVTVVQTFDREDASPAYQAFRKAYMEQLGREPGFPGVNGYDAAHVVITALKQQKTGEDLKKTVLYTRRFDGLQGPLIFDDYGDMTRPKAFMSIVENQKFVLPE, encoded by the coding sequence ATGAAAAACACAATGCTGACACTGATGCTCATCTTCATGTGCTCATACATGTCCATGTCGGGATGTGACTCAAAACAACCGGTTAAAATAGGTTTTATCGCCGGCATGTCAGGTCGGGTGGCCGACCTGGGCATCGCCGGATTGGATGCGGTCCAGATGCGGGTCGAAAAAGAAAACAAAGAAGGCGGTATCAACGGCCACAAAATTCAACTGATCATTAAAGACGACCGCCATGATCCTGACGTTGCCCGGCAAGCTGCAACACAACTGATTGACGAGGGTGTGGCCGCAATCATAGGGCCAATGACCAGCCAGATGGGCATGGCCATCATGCCGATTCTCAACAAACACCACATGCTTTGTGTAGCGCCAACGGTGAGTACACAAAAACTTTTCGGCATTGATGATTATTTTTTTCGTGTTGTCCCTTCTGTCCGGACAAATACATTGGTCAGTGCCGATTACCAGATTACATCAGGCAATATGACCCGGGCAGCAGTGATATACGATGTGGGCAATCGGTCATATACCGAAAGCTGGCTTAAAAATTTCAAAGAGCTGTTCACAGAAGGTGGTGGCAAAATCGTTGCAGCCATCCCCTATAACACCCAAGACAACAACCCATTCGAAGATATAGCAGCAAAAGCACTCTCATTAAATATCAACGGCATTCTAATTATCGCCAACTCCATGGATTCTGCGCTGTTGTGCCAGCAAATCCGTAAAAAAGATGAAACCGTATACATTACTATAGCGGATTGGGGTGCAACAGAGCAGCTCCTGGAGTTCGGTGGAAGGGCGGTTGAAGGGGTTACCGTGGTTCAAACCTTTGATCGAGAAGACGCCTCACCGGCATACCAGGCTTTTCGTAAGGCGTACATGGAACAACTGGGCAGGGAGCCGGGCTTCCCCGGCGTGAATGGATATGATGCCGCCCATGTGGTCATCACAGCCCTCAAGCAGCAGAAAACAGGAGAAGATCTTAAAAAAACCGTGCTTTACACCCGACGGTTTGATGGGTTGCAAGGCCCGCTCATATTCGATGATTATGGTGATATGACACGTCCAAAGGCCTTCATGAGTATCGTTGAAAACCAAAAATTTGTTTTGCCGGAGTGA
- a CDS encoding cytochrome b/b6 domain-containing protein produces the protein MTQTKKIKVYLYTRYERFWHWLQAAIIIFLMLTGFEIHGTYTLMGYETAVKTHNFVGISWLVLFAFFVFWLFTTGEWRQYIPTTRKLIDVALYYAFGIFQGKPHPVEKSPGAKHNPLQRLTYLALSALMLPVQMVSGMLYYTWNLWGGIGWALAPVALLHTLVAFLLLSFLVVHVYMTTTGHSLFSHIAGMITGWEEINETTTIHEWEVADKHRS, from the coding sequence ATGACTCAAACAAAAAAAATTAAAGTATATCTGTACACACGTTATGAAAGATTCTGGCACTGGCTGCAGGCCGCAATTATCATATTCCTCATGCTTACAGGTTTTGAAATCCATGGCACCTACACCCTGATGGGATATGAAACCGCAGTAAAAACCCATAACTTTGTGGGAATTTCATGGCTGGTGCTGTTTGCTTTTTTTGTATTCTGGCTTTTCACCACCGGCGAGTGGCGCCAATACATCCCAACAACCAGAAAACTTATTGATGTGGCCTTATACTATGCCTTCGGCATTTTTCAGGGCAAACCCCACCCGGTTGAAAAATCACCCGGAGCCAAGCACAATCCCCTGCAGCGCTTGACTTACCTGGCACTTTCAGCGTTGATGCTGCCGGTCCAGATGGTGTCAGGCATGCTCTATTACACCTGGAATCTATGGGGGGGCATCGGCTGGGCCCTGGCACCGGTGGCACTGTTGCACACCCTGGTGGCGTTTCTTTTACTCTCGTTTCTGGTGGTGCATGTTTACATGACCACAACCGGTCACTCCCTGTTCAGCCATATCGCGGGGATGATCACAGGATGGGAAGAGATCAACGAAACCACCACGATTCATGAATGGGAGGTGGCAGACAAGCACCGTTCCTGA
- a CDS encoding tetrathionate reductase family octaheme c-type cytochrome encodes MTKPKHNLLVSLMFTLLMLQIGHVPCAASTDGNQEELAPGRVLAKQAVKTKKRWITADHSKFEILQQEFSSGPQVTAACLNCHNEAALQFHKTIHWTWKAPGKDLATPLGKGGFSINNFCINASSNEARCTSCHAGYGWKDKNFDFTDQTKVDCLVCHETTGTYKKFPSGAGHPAKEPKVFKSNKKTYYPPEWNEVAQSVGRPGRKNCGACHFYGGGGDGVKHGDLDSSLIKPDKHLDVHMGTDGQNFNCTRCHSTSEHHIAGRIYTQPAAKNKKSLIEDDLTSKITCVSCHGREPHQHNAKANDHTDRVACQSCHIPKYARINPTKMYWDWSAAGKMKDGKPYTQKDEFGKPAYMTKKGAFKWEKNVVPEYFWFNGSIDHLTLKDTIDPSGTVAVSKPAGEMTDEKSRIFPFKVHRGKIPYDKIHKKLVAPHLFPKDKTDKAAYWKGFDWNAAIQYGQAYSGLPYSGEYDFVDTSYVFPITHMVAPRDNVLSCTQCHIKGTGRLANLSGFYMPGRDHFTMLDWAGWFLVVGSLAGVTLHGLGRFFTRTEKH; translated from the coding sequence ATGACAAAACCAAAACACAATCTTTTAGTTTCCTTAATGTTCACGTTGTTGATGCTGCAGATCGGCCATGTGCCATGCGCAGCATCAACAGATGGAAATCAGGAAGAACTAGCCCCCGGCAGGGTTCTTGCGAAACAGGCGGTAAAGACAAAAAAACGGTGGATCACCGCAGATCATTCAAAATTTGAGATCCTGCAACAGGAATTTTCCTCAGGCCCACAAGTGACGGCAGCGTGCCTGAACTGTCATAATGAAGCGGCCCTGCAATTTCATAAAACCATACACTGGACCTGGAAAGCCCCGGGCAAAGACCTCGCCACTCCCTTGGGAAAAGGCGGATTTTCCATCAACAATTTCTGCATTAACGCCAGCAGCAACGAGGCGCGTTGCACATCATGTCATGCCGGCTACGGCTGGAAAGATAAAAACTTTGACTTTACTGATCAAACCAAGGTGGACTGCCTTGTCTGCCATGAAACCACCGGCACGTACAAAAAATTTCCATCCGGGGCCGGCCATCCGGCCAAGGAACCCAAAGTATTTAAATCAAACAAAAAAACATATTATCCGCCGGAGTGGAACGAAGTGGCCCAAAGTGTGGGTCGGCCCGGGCGTAAAAACTGCGGGGCCTGCCACTTTTACGGTGGTGGCGGCGACGGTGTGAAGCATGGAGATCTGGACTCCTCCCTGATCAAACCCGACAAACATCTGGATGTTCATATGGGAACCGACGGCCAAAATTTTAACTGCACCCGGTGCCACTCCACATCGGAACACCATATTGCCGGCCGGATCTATACCCAGCCTGCGGCAAAAAATAAAAAATCATTAATCGAGGACGATCTGACCTCAAAAATAACTTGTGTATCCTGCCACGGCCGGGAGCCCCACCAGCACAATGCCAAGGCCAATGACCACACAGACCGGGTGGCCTGCCAAAGCTGCCATATTCCTAAATATGCTCGTATCAATCCCACCAAGATGTACTGGGACTGGTCTGCAGCCGGAAAAATGAAAGACGGAAAGCCTTACACCCAAAAGGATGAGTTTGGAAAGCCTGCCTATATGACCAAAAAAGGCGCATTCAAATGGGAAAAAAATGTGGTCCCCGAATACTTCTGGTTCAATGGTTCCATTGACCACCTTACCTTGAAGGATACCATTGATCCGTCCGGTACGGTTGCAGTCAGCAAGCCGGCCGGTGAGATGACCGATGAAAAGTCACGCATCTTTCCCTTCAAAGTCCACCGGGGTAAAATCCCCTATGATAAAATTCATAAAAAACTTGTGGCCCCCCACCTGTTCCCCAAAGATAAAACAGATAAGGCCGCCTACTGGAAAGGATTTGACTGGAATGCGGCGATCCAATACGGCCAAGCGTATTCAGGTCTGCCCTATTCCGGCGAGTACGATTTTGTTGATACATCTTATGTATTTCCCATCACCCACATGGTGGCCCCTAGGGATAACGTTCTTTCATGCACCCAATGCCATATCAAAGGGACCGGACGGCTGGCCAACCTGAGCGGCTTCTACATGCCTGGACGGGATCACTTTACCATGCTGGACTGGGCAGGGTGGTTCCTTGTGGTCGGATCATTAGCAGGTGTCACCCTCCATGGTTTAGGACGTTTCTTTACCAGAACTGAAAAACATTAA